The stretch of DNA TTATTGCAGCTGTTATACTAATTATTGCAGCTATTGGTATCGGCGTAGGGGTCAGTTTAGGGGATGATGATACCGATGGGAAGATAGTATTGACAGATTCCAATGGTGAAACAGTCACTCTCGATTCAACCTGTAGTCGTTTGGTCGTGTACAGTAAATATATCGCTGAAGCCTTGATCATGATGGGCGCTACGGATCTGGTTGTCGGAACGACTAGTACAGTTCTCAAGGATACAAATTATAGCCAATATTATCAAAATGCTACCGACATCGGTACAAGCACTACTGATGGTTTAGACGTAGTCTTAACTTTGAATGCTGATGCCATTATTGTCCAGAATACTACTGATAATACAGCACTCAAAGCCACAGGCATACCAGTTATCGAACTAGGAGCAAGTAAGATGACTGAAGTAGTCAATGATATAACTTCTTTGGGAATACTCACTGGACGTACTAGTGAAGCTAAAAGGATAGTTGATTGGTATTCTGAAAAATTGAAGATAATGGATAGTTTCAATGGAGTATCTCCAAAATTTGCTCTTGAAAGTTACTCATCCACTAAGCTGACCTTCATGGCCCCCACCAGCACACCTGGT from Candidatus Methanomassiliicoccus intestinalis Issoire-Mx1 encodes:
- a CDS encoding ABC transporter substrate-binding protein; translation: MKNMKTVTIIAAVILIIAAIGIGVGVSLGDDDTDGKIVLTDSNGETVTLDSTCSRLVVYSKYIAEALIMMGATDLVVGTTSTVLKDTNYSQYYQNATDIGTSTTDGLDVVLTLNADAIIVQNTTDNTALKATGIPVIELGASKMTEVVNDITSLGILTGRTSEAKRIVDWYSEKLKIMDSFNGVSPKFALESYSSTKLTFMAPTSTPGVTLNEVKGKNIFEDSKTSYVYPEGSTLIELNPDIILVVTYNANWSEEKLAPYLNSVYERSGWENISAIQNEKVYMVSNDIIGGIRSVIGGLFMISLMDPENYGDISVSELVDEYNQLGNTSFNNQMVYS